The Candidatus Binataceae bacterium genome contains the following window.
CGCGCGCGACGCCGAGTGCAACTACGGCGTCAATCTCCGCCTGCTCCATCAGTCGCTCGGACAGATGCGCGGGAGTTTCGGCGAGGCGGGGCAGCCAGCCTGGTCCGATTCCGAGTTTCTGAAGTGCTTCGCGTCGATTCAGGATCTCGAGACCGCGGAAATGCTCTCCCGCGCCTGCGGTGCGTTCACCGCGCTCGGCGATTCGTTCGCGGGGGGAAGCGGAGCGTCGTGGTGCGACTACAATTCGCATTCGCGCCAGCAGTCGAGCAGCCGCCAGCAAGTCGCCCGGCGGCTCATCAAGCCCGAAGAGATCATGCGGCGAACTCACGATGATGAGCAGATCGTGCTCATCCGCAACGCCGCGCCACTCTGGTCGGGCCGGGCGATCTACTTCCGCCGGCCCGAGATGCT
Protein-coding sequences here:
- a CDS encoding type IV secretory system conjugative DNA transfer family protein; its protein translation is MLAATVPIALVGIWDNGLMGYSILVGFGLSLMMVLHANTWPEPLSRRQAVRVILGALLNCVYQARGRIGGWILFLLDGSAARLLEHSGTARDAECNYGVNLRLLHQSLGQMRGSFGEAGQPAWSDSEFLKCFASIQDLETAEMLSRACGAFTALGDSFAGGSGASWCDYNSHSRQQSSSRQQVARRLIKPEEIMRRTHDDEQIVLIRNAAPLWSGRAIYFRRPEMLVRVRLRKVQPLRSRTSK